A window of Zingiber officinale cultivar Zhangliang chromosome 5A, Zo_v1.1, whole genome shotgun sequence contains these coding sequences:
- the LOC121980807 gene encoding subtilisin-like protease SBT3.10 produces MGNKSHVFSPFFLLVLLCFQSVLLTLKASSDKIYIVHVREGESKHEDPEELVMDLHIQILTSVLGSKDEAISSIVYSYGFCSFFRFSSFAAKLSVPQAKKIKELPEVLGIRPSRTLRHLTTSSWDILGVDNSELSGFLRANHGKDIISGVIDSGVWPEVKNFSDGSYSPVPVQWKGKCMPGQHFDVHKCNRRLIGAYYYKGGVTTKLQKGDYLSATGNNVSNVDVYQMPGLPLSATTIFLN; encoded by the exons ATGGGCAACAAATCACATGTCTTttctcctttctttcttcttgttctGCTTTGCTTCCAATCGGTTCTGCTTACATTGAAAGCATCATCTGATAAG atATATATTGTCCATGTGAGAGAAGGAGAAAGTAAGCATGAAGACCCGGAGGAGCTCGTCATGGATTTGCACATCCAAATTCTCACTTCTGTTCTTGGCAG taaggatgaagctatcaGCTCTATTGTCTATAGCTATGGATTCTGCAGTTTCTTTAGATTCTCTAGTTTTGCTGCAAAGCTATCGGTGCCCCAAGCTAAAAAAATCAAAG AGTTGCCTGAGGTGCTAGGCATAAGGCCAAGTCGGACGTTGAGGCATCTGACGACAAGCAGCTGGGACATCCTCGGCGTTGACAATTCCGAACTTTCTGGCTTTCTTCGAGCAAACCACGGCAAGGATATCATCAGTGGAGTCATAGATTCAG GTGTATGGCCAGAGGTGAAGAACTTCAGCGACGGGAGCTACAGCCCAGTGCCGGTGCAGTGGAAGGGGAAGTGCATGCCAGGCCAACACTTCGACGTCCACAAGTGCAACCGCAGGCTCATTGGCGCCTACTACTACAAGGGTGGAGTCACCACCAAGCTACAGAAGGGCGACTACCTCTCTGCGACCGGCAACAATGTGTCTAACGTTGACGTGTACCAGATGCCCGGCTTGCCCCTCAGCGCCACAAcaatttttcttaattaa